The nucleotide window AAAGGCATCCAAGAAGATTTACGAGGCATTAAGAACAATACAACATGGATCCTGCGTCTTATCATTGGCGGTTTGGTGATGGCTGGTCTTGGATTTGTGTTAAAAGGGGGCATGTAAGGATGTTTGAACAGATGGTTTTATATCTCATCGCTGTTATTATCGGTTTGTCTCAGGTGGTAAAAGGTTTAGGGTTACAAGCTAAATACATTCCACTACTAAATGTAGCGCTTGGC belongs to Ectobacillus sp. JY-23 and includes:
- a CDS encoding hemolysin XhlA family protein → MPEATGLQQEVQVLRQDIKSLEHRVNDLSTRTTVAERDIKGIQEDLRGIKNNTTWILRLIIGGLVMAGLGFVLKGGM
- a CDS encoding holin, encoding MFEQMVLYLIAVIIGLSQVVKGLGLQAKYIPLLNVALGVLLGVFFLPAGVQENILGGIVVGLSASGLFDQSKIIKK